CATTAAAACAGTCTAGAGTCAGAGATGAATGAGACAAAAAGCCTGtttattgctcttttttttGATCACGGATGATAATGCAAAGCTCTCACAGGTGTGTGCTACAGTATCCTGGACTCCCTCATTTGCACCCAgtcacatttttgttgttgatatAAACATAGTCCACTACCAAAGCTGTTTTCTCATATTATATCTAAATGTATGGACACTGTCCAGTTGCAAGTAAGTTCTCACCTACCTGACGTAACATTTGTTTAGTGAGTGATGGGGTCTGCAGAAGGTGCAGAATCTCCAGAAGATCGTTGTGACTGTAGCTGAgccaaacaacattttatttaggGAGATGGATCAAgatgatagaaaaacaaaaggttgAAGATTCAgaagtctgtctgtctgtgacatgttcagatgtcttgttttgtttacctgaaaatttaaaaagtccaaaaatTTGTAAATTACAAAGatctgacaaagaaaagcaggaaataatTTTATTGAGAAGCTGAAATCACAACATTTTGGcgctttttacagtttttctggAATGAATatagttattatttttgttttgagcAGTCGACTTTGCTTCTGTAGCTCCCATCAATACACTCTCTCCATACTGTCGAACGGGACTCGTGTATAGTTGGTGAAACAGGTTAATTATGTTTAGAGTCGGTTTTGGTGACTGGTCTGAGGAGTTCATTAGTGCGGTTTACGGTACTGTCCATGTCAGACGGTGCTTGTGTCCGTGCCATGCAGAAGAACACAAAACCTGATATGTAAATCTTTGGCGATGGATTATGTGTACCTGCAATATTTCAATCTTGCTCTACAACAGAGTGGTTGGATGAGTTGGACTCTGTTTTGGTTACTGACCACAGCAGGAACCTGAAGATCTCATGTTCCCATAAAAGTTCCCATGAAGGAAAACATCAGATGCTTGTTTAACAACTGCAGACATTAACCAATGGAACGTAAAGATGAGGACAGACTTTTACTGACATCtgagtaaaaaaacattttgtgaaatcCAGCACTAGAAGAACCAGACACTAAAGTTTCAGGTCATTTTTTGTGAAGAAGTCATTATGTGAGTTTCCACTTGAAACATCAACTCTTTATAGCTTCTCAAATATGAAgatggaggtcaaaggtcactttGTTACCTGAGGAGTGTTGGAAGTCATATCAGTAGGTGGGGCAGTGCTGTGGTGGCTCCGTGTTTTGGTAAAGAGAGTAGGGCTGCGGGACGGGAGGCTGTAATTAGGTGTCCTGGCCTACTGGGCCCTGCTCTGACAGCCCGCTCCCAGCTGGACGCTAAAAGTAGACCAGCCTGAAATAAAAGCCACACACACGGCCTGAgtcagacacaaaatgaaatggATTAAAGCAACAtgacaacttttatttttcagattaaaCCTAAAATGTTGACGTATGGAGACCCATTTATTGttataaatgtgtcttttcCCTGCAGGAACAGCGTTGGTGGTGTTATCTTAACTttaggcgtgtgtgtgtgtctgagagagatgCAGTTGTTCAGAGGAATGGCCCTGATGACTCTCACCCCCTGTTACCCCCCCCTTTCAGCCAGATCTGATCTCTCAGCCTAGTAAATCTGGCCCAGTGAGCTCACctcatatccacacacacatacatcttcgtcatcatcatcaccctGGTCCTCTGACCTCACTCTTTCTCACTCCCTAAGGAGCGCTTGATTCATGGTCACCAGGTGCACAGGGTGGGGAGGGGTGGTGTGACATCAGTCTTAAGCTGAGAACAGACTAGAAAACTCCAGAAATCCAGAGGAAGTGGCTGCGAAAAGATTCGGAGTTAGCAGCTGCTTTTTAtgggacaaacacacagttcagaCTCACAGCCCAGGATCATGTTTAGATTAGTCCAGAGTGTAGTTGTAAAAGTTCAGCAGGTGTGAAGTCATGTTGACgcctccagagagagagagagagtcggTCAGAAAGCAGGAAATCTGAAATCTGTGATAGCAATAATCAAAGACAGTTTGATTGTGAATTTGCTAAGTAAGGATGGAAAGACTCCAGTCAGTGCTGTTTCACGGAGGTGTAGGAGAACCAGCACATCTGTGACATATGTCACAATTAAATCCCTGTAACTGTTTATGACTCATAGTGAAATCACTGCTCTGGAGGTTAGTTTTCAGGAGCAGTTTTCCTCTAGTGAACATGTGAAATCACCAAACACTCCTGTTAAAGTCCTCTTAAACGCTGAACATGGTTCAGAGGTTGGCTTGTTTATGGTGTGTGGGGCTTCTCGTACATACCTACAGGACCTCCACACACACTCGTTCATCTTCTGGTATGTCGGATGGATCTCTGGGGTGATGTGGAGCTGTGGCTGTCAATCACAGAGTTGGCCAATCGGGGCACAGCTGAATTAGTGTGGCGTGTTGTGTAATCCTCCTCCCAGACGTCCCAGTTCTTAAAGACTCCCaacttctctcctcctctcccagtctgtctctctctctttctcctgccCGGGGAGGACCCCTGGTTCCCCCGTCATTATGCCGACCTTCACTAGAGAACCTTCATACCCCAACATCCCAAACCCCAGCTATGGATACCCTTGAAAAGAGCCCCCAGCGTGTGTGTTAGTATAAATAGTTTTCAGCCTGCAACCTCCATCAGTGTTGAGTTTCAAGGAGCAGCTgctcacagagggacagacagatggacagtgAGACAGGTGTGGGCAGTCAGACAAGAAGTGCTGCTGTTGGACAGTGCTGAAGGATCTGGAGGTTCTGCTGTGAAGGAAGtgctcagtgtttctctctACCCTCGAAATGTTAGACAGTGTTCTCCACAATCAACACACACCACCAGAACAGCTTCAGCGTACGTATCTCCAAAACACGCGTGATGTTTAGAGGATGATGGTGGAGAACACTAACATCTCAGTCCAAAATCCAATCCAAAAACGATTCACAGTAGAGCTTTGCAACATGGATAAAATTTCATATCCAGATAACGATAAACATTTAGGGCTGGCACTAACTGATTTAGCCCGTTTCCCATCTGTGTATATTAGATGCATGTCTACAGGTGTAGACTGTCACAGCAATCTTTATCACCGTTCAGCTCGTGATTCTTTGCCATGTTTGTTCTGTAGGCCTGGTTTGTGTTAGGGAGTCATCAGAAGTAAAAGTGGATCTTGATTTCTGCCTCTGATTGACCCATGATTCTGTTCAGTGTGGCTGATGGCAACTGAATTAAtcatcttttctctgtgtgtttgttcaggcGAGGATAGCGTTCCTGCAGGGGGAGAGGAAAGGTCAGGAGAACCTGAAGAACGACCTGGTtagaagaataaaaatgttagaATACGCTTTAAAGCAGGAAAGGTAAGAAAAGACTTTAAAGCTGAGAAGATGAAAGAGATTTCATGTTTAAGATCTTTTATTATAAATcatgttctttattttctatCCCTGCTGTAATTTTCCAACCCAATTGTCAGATTTCCTTCTTACATTGTCATtcagaggtcaaagttcaatGTAAAACTTCAACAAGTCAGACCCCAGGAAACTCCATAGATATATCAGACAAGAAATGAATATTTGCAAGTCCACTCCAATCAAATGAAGGGTAAACAGTGGATACAGAAAGAGGCAGTTATATATAATATGGGCTTGTtctgaattaaaacacaattgttgaattctttacagtgtttaaggtttaagaccttataaatataactgtatacagaattgtatagaaaacccaacaacgccattgagcagcaccaggagacagtgtagaggaagaaacctgctGTTATTTCAGATATTAagttataaattaaattaaatgttaaattaacaaGTCTGCATTGTTGCATTTACCCTCCATGTCCATTTTATTAGGAACACATGCAAAATGTAACTCATTCCAATATTAACTGCTCTGACATACAATAAGTGTAAGTCTGAATTTTTACCAGACACTAAGGCAGGAGTCTTGGTAAAATAGTCAAATGTGACACGCACCCTGTAAACTAATATAAGTACCGTAGGTGTTTAATATTGGGAGCTGCATTGCTGCTGTGCTGGGCTATATTTTACCAAGCATATACCGTGACTAAAAGTATTTCCCATATTCTAGGTAACATTcatgaaaaagcatttttaaatatgagaaaatatatttaaagataaaaatggtAAAGACTATTAAAGTGTGTCCCATGAGCTCAAACTGGTGAATCAGAGTCAACAAAACTCTGCTACATCTTTGAATTTAGAGCTTTTGCCCAAGgtcttattttaattattaaccCTAGAAGAACAACACAGGCTTTGCCATTTATCAATCTAAagtgtttagtgtttgtgtaGCTTCTCTAAGTAGTcagctctttctgtttgtgttttctggaccttaaaatactttttgtttcctcctcagAGCAAAATATCACAAGTTAAAATATGGAACAGAGTTAAACCAAGGGGAGATGAAGATGCCAAGCTTTGAATCAGGTAGGTGAGGCACTGTGGACGCGCAGGTTAGTGTATTAACCTGCAGTCTGTCTGAATCAATTTTTCACTCCTCACATCAGAAGTACACTTAATTCACCGTCACCTTTACCCTCCCCTTTAATCTATTTGTCTCTTTGCTTCTCAGCTCCACATTCTgctttcatctcctcctcttttcaccACTTCCTCCCAATGTTTAAAGTAAAGATACACCAAGTCTACTTCTCTGTAATTCTCCTGATGGATACGTTCACTGACTGATACCAGtctaataaagaaataataaaaacaaatcaaagtttttctttatttgcaaaTCATCGAATCCTAACtctctttacattttacagagtgtcaactttttaaaatcctgctgcttttagttttttactcTCAAGGCCTCACAGACGTATACAGAAAACCCCAACTAATCCCATTTAGTTAGATTTGTCAGTATCTCCTCattctgtcttttgtgtgtgtttgtcctgtaGACACCAAAGACTCTGATGTTTCTGCTGTTCCTGCCAACAGTCAGCTCACTTGGAAACAAGGAAGACAGCTACTCAGACAGTAAGAACTTCCctacatttttacttaaatCCTTCCCACCGTCTTGGATTTGTTGTTCCTGTCCAGTATTTAATAGATTTAAGGTTTTCACAGAGACTCTTAATGTAGATAATGTACATACTGGATAATCTggattcagtttttgtttctgtcaaatCTAAAATTGCAGCTGATAATTTTCTTGAATTAATTAACTTGTCAATTAATGCATGAATCTGTCaatctttaataaaataatgacaaatgcACAAGATCTCTTCAGATGGCTACAGTCCAAACCATCTGGATATTcagtttactgtgtttgtgtattttcaggTACCTGCAGGAAGTAGGGTACACGGACACAATTCTGGACGTTCGTACTCAGAGAGTTCGCTCTCTGCTCGGACTGTCGGGCTCTGAGCAGAATGGATCAGTAGAAAACAAGAATCTGCAGCACCTGATAAACGGGACAGAGCGCCGCAAGGACAGCAAGAGGTTCACACATAGATCACACACTGGCACGTACAGTTACACGCTGGTGGTTAAATATCCCACAGAACTCATGTGTAACTGTGTGATTTTGTGCTAAGGAGTCCAGGTGACGTTCTGGAGACATTCAACTTCCTGGAGAACCCAGAGGatagtgatgaagatgaggatgaggagggtgACCTGATGGATGACATCACCACAGACAAACACCATCGGCCCAAGAAACACAAGACCAAGGTACACACCATCATTTTGGCATCTGGGCTCTGCTGCATCATCCAGTCAGATGCTgcacaagacaaagaaaatgggATTTGGAAATAGTTTGGGTTTCGAAAGCTGCACAGAAACctttatatactgtaactgTCCTGCTATAGAGAAAGCCAAAGTCTGCTCTCCAACTGCAGGGGCAAGTGGACAAGCAAGCCTGGTTCATCCATGTGAAAGCTCACATGCAGTTTGGTGCTTTTAAGTTTAACATTAAATAGTGGTGATTGGTCGAAAAAGCACGTTTTAAAAGCTGATAAAAGTGATCGACTTTTTATATCGAGGATATAAAGTTcctcaaaaacattttcagctttgtGCAAAATGCAGGGATAATGTGGAAGAGCAGCTTTGCAGTTTGTCATCACTACTGACATGTAGCTGCAGATTGCAGTCTTCATGAGCAGAAATGAGGGAGAGAAACAAATCAAGTCAAAAATCAAAATATACATATGTCTTGTGTTGTCAAGGTTGGTAATGAGGGTTTGGCGTCGGAGGATGATGCTGACACGGAGGAGGCTCTGAAGGAGTTTGACTTCCTGGTCACGGCTGAAGATGGAGAGGGAGCGGGCGAGGCTCGGAGTTCTGGAGACGGCACGGAGTGGGGTAGGAGTCATATCATTTAGTTCAGTAGAAAGAGACTGTAGagatagatataaatataaatttatatataaatttatattgtgtgtatatatgtatgtgtatgtgtgtgtgtatatatatatatatatatatatatatatatatatatatatatatatatatatatatatatatatatatatataaataaaatattctaatTGACTCTTACTGTCTTTAGCGGAGCCTCTACCGTTTCCTGCTGGTAGGGGGAAGACCTTCCTGCTGGGGGGTTCAGATGACGTGTTAGAGAGTGTGCTGGGGTTGGGAGACCTCGCCGACCTCACTGTCACCAACGACGAAACAGACTACAGCTATGATGTGAGACATAAACAGAACCATgtgttgttggtggtgtttAGGAGACAGacatttattgaatttaatCACATTGTTTATTATGTCTTTGTCTCAGCTGCCGTCCAATAAGGAATCTTCGTTCAGGAAGACATGGAATCCAAAGTACACGCTGCGAAGCCACTTTGACGGCGTACGAGCATTGGCCTTCCACCCAGTTGAGCCCTGTCTGGTCACTGTGTCAGAGGACCATACGCTCAAACTGTGGAATCTCACCAAGACCGTCCCTGCCAAAAAGTACCCGAACACCGCCactagacacaaacacaacctgaaCTGGTTAATGAGTGACAGATTAtcaaaaacatgttgttgtaGTTATCGAGGAACCAGCTTAAAGCACTATTAATGTCAGACTTAACACTTTCATGTCGACAAGTTTGTCTCctggtttcagtttgtgttccTGTGAAAGACCACAACATGCTAATGTGTTTAAGAAAAGGGAAATTTCTGTGGCTGATTTGGTCTCTGCAGATAACAGTAGAACTGACACTGTAAGATGGTGTATTGGTATCAGTTCATACTTTAGGGCTCTTATACTATATATCTGCACAGTTAAGGAAAAAGCTCATTAGACCATATTTCTTCCACGTCCTCCAGCTCCTACTTGTGGATTCTCTGTACTAGCTTCAGAGGAAAATCCCCTCTTCTCAGACCTGACAGATCCTCCAGCATTTACATCTCATTTTCTCCTCAGCACAGCATTTCTCTGACACTATTCAGCTAAACGTCAAACACAGAGCCCATCAGTGTCCTATACATAATCCCTGTAAAGAATTCCCCTCAGGATTTACTGTGGTACCTTACATCACAACAGAGCTCAGCTTCAAGGAGAAaaagtctttttaaatgttcccTACTGATGAGGAAGGTGGTGTGTTAAATAACAGTCTGTATGtcttatttctgctgctttctaGAAGTGCCTCTTTTGATGTGGAACCCATCTACACATTCAGAGCCCACGTGTACGTGtctgcactctctctctcacacacacacacacctactgtaaTATCACATTTAGTACATTCGTTCTTTTAAGGCCTCTATAAAGATAACTTGGCTCAGGCAATTAGTAAAAAAGCTTTTGAAGGTCTCTGTTTCTAAtgatctctctttctttcagtggTCCAGTGTTGTCGTTAGCAATGACCTCCAGTGGTGAACAGTGTTTCAGTGGAGGCATTGACTCAACCATCCAGTGGTGGAATATCCCCAGCTCTAACGTCGATCCCTATGACACCTACGGTACCCCCTCACACACTGTGCTTCTGGAACAACGTTGTCCAAATGAATTAAGCCTCAAGTCTCAATCTTGACAAAAACATTCCCCGTCTGACTATTTAAAAATTCccaaacagaagagaaaacactaCTTTAAGTGGCAATTCATCATAGTTGTACAAGAGTAAATGCTGTTCACTCACAACACTTAACCCCATGTCCTTGTCCAATCAGATCCCAGCGTCCTGGCGGGGTCGTGGATGGGGCATACGGATGCTGTATGGGGATTGGCTTACAGCGGTATCAAGAACCGCCTCCTGTCCTGCTCGGCCGACGGCACAGTGAAACTGTGGAATCCAACAGAGAAAAACCCCTGCATCAGCACTTTCAACACAAACAAGGGTGAGACCACTGAGAGCGCCCCCCACAGAAGACCACAGGACATAACAGCTACTTTCAGATCTTTTACTCTCattgtctttgtctgcagagcACGGGATCCCCACATCAGTGGACTTTAACGGTTGTGACCCGGCCCACATGGTAGCATCCTTTAACAGTGGAGATGTGGTGGTGTACGACCTCGAGACCTCACAGCAAGCACTAGTGCTGAAGGGCCAGGGAGACAGCggtaagaaaacacacacagacataaacagctTAAAGGACGGGTCCACAGTTTCTCAGGTTTACCTTAAAATAATTGTCAGGTGCCCATACTGGACTTTTGTGAtttgctatataaataaaagtgaattgaaTTTTTAATGGAAGTGATGGGGTGAAATCCACAGTCCTAGTTCTGTGGATGTTGTAATAATGTTTTGCATCTTTCATTacatcatttcttctttttcttcttttgtttgttgccaCTGTTAAACCCCTCCCTTCAGCCCTCCCAGGTTCGAATCATATAAATAAGGTTGTGAGTCATCCCACGCTGCCCGTCACCATCACCGCACATGAAGACCGACACATCAAATTCTACGATAACAAGTCAGGTCAGTCTGCTTTAACATCTCTGCCAGAGACTGTGGAACTGCTCATATATGTGATTCTGAAGTGAAGACTTTGACTAacttgacaaaaacaaatttctttTCACTTCATGAAATATGATTACTTCCCAAAAATGTCGTAGCTTTCCTAGGACGCTGCTCTGTCCAGTTAATACTGATTGTGTGAAAGTGTTACCTCTTTGACccgtcctgtctgtctgcaggtaaaGTGATCCATGCCATGGTAGCTCACCTGGACGCAGTGACCAGTCTGGCTGTGGATCCTAACGGGATCTACCTGATGTCCGGAAGTAAGTCTCTTAAAAAACATGCATCATCCAACAACATCCAAGTTGTAATATTCTTCTTTATACCATTTTACACACCACAGTCTGCTCTAGTACATTGGTCCCATTTCAGATATGTTATCATTTATAAGCTTGTCAGAGGCAGGACGCTGCACTGACTCCATGTCCATGCTTGTGCACATAAcgcctcctcctctgcaggaGGACCTTAGAAAGCAGGGCTGAAGCTCAGACCATGCTGTGAAAAGGAGTCTCCCTGCTTGTCTCCGTCTCGCTGCACTGCACTCCGCCACACCTTTATTTTtgtccatttattttattctaaaataatAGGTTAGGAGACAATTCTGCAGCATAGATACGTGGATTTACAGTAACCATGTTACTATAGTACATAAACAGTACGTGTACCTGCATAGGTAACCAGGTCTTGTATGTTCATGTAAACTGAATGAAACGAcctctttaaataaatgattcattaaatgtttcctcctcttcctcaggtCACGACTGCTCTCTGCGTCTGTGGAATCTTGACAGTAAAACGTGCGTTCAGGAGATCACAGCTCACCGTAAGAAGAGCGAGGAGGCCATCTACGACGTGGCCTTCCACCCCTCTAAGGCCTACATTGCTTCCGCTGGAGCCGACGCCCTCGCCAGGGTCTACGTCTAGACCAGGATAAGAGGAGAAGCAGATGACCCACTGGGCAAGAcgcagacaggcagagagagagagctcgACAGGCTagtctgttcacacacaaacaggatgcAGGTCCGATCAGGTTTCTGAACACAGAATATATTAATGAAAGACTGGATGTGAGGAGGACTTGTACTGGACGACGAAACACACACGATTTAAGTTAAGAGTTGGAGTGGTGTGGTCTCCTCTGCCTGACTGAAGAGACGTtaagctgcagaaacagtgtCAACCTGCAGGACGACGCAGAGAAGCTCACCTGCAACTCACCTGTCCCCCCGTCTGCAGAGTCCAGAACACAGCTCTGACGACACTACATGAAGCCGCCCCCTTCCCTTGTGTTAACACTAGTTTAACCTCCTGAAGCTCAGACAGGAGCAGACCTAAAGGAAAGATCCCccagatgttcagtgttttggtttgtttttcttcttgaagTCTGTCGGTCAGTAGTGGATGTTTAGGATCAGTCCCTGTGAAGCAGAGAGGGTccataatatattatatataattctgAGGGCAAAGTCtgtgattttctatattttagtAATCATTTAATTCCCATGAAGAGACTCCAGCCAACAGTGAGCCTGATTCAGTGGATTTGTCTGTGTGGTACAGCTCTGTTATTGTTTCCATTGAACCCACCTCCGACGCTGTAAAGTGAAGAAACGctcactggtttgtttttaacactgGAGGATTCTGTCACGCACGAGGCTCCGTATACATGTAGTCACTGGGCTTGACAAACTAAACAATAGGAAATCACCGGCGCTGTCTCATAATCGTAGGTCAAAGCATTAACTGTGAACGAAGAAATGGAAGAACTGAAGCTGTCTGCTCTACTCGGCTTAAACATCTCTGGGTTTGGGACAGTTTGAAGACATGAGTTTTGACTGGGTGGAAACATTTTCTACACCACAGCATCGAGCAGTAatgatgagcagcagcaggaaattcAATAACCTCTTACCTCATGTCCAAATGTGCTGCGAAAAGAGCAGCTCAGCATCATTTCTGAGTTTCTCCTACAGTAAAGACAAAGTAaagtttcctgctgcagctgtgttagCACGTGAGCTGTGTGGTGTGTCGCCACACTGACAGCATCGGCCAGAAAAATATTTCCGGGTGGTGGGAAGTGACTTTTACTAATAGCACAAAGTGAATGAAACGGATTAATTGTTGGAAAGTGTAGCTGAACATCTGTGGAGGATTTTTCCTTTAAGGCATCGACTTCCAGCTACAGCAGAGAGATTTCAGCTGCATCATCACAGGAAGAAAAGATTTGATGTTTTAACGTCTTgtggtttttaaataattaaatgacaaccaaaaaaaaagagccCAGATTCTCAGATTTTAACCAGTTTAACTTTCTagtgtttttaaatatgttgaatATGAAAGAGCTGAGCTGTTGATGTAATCGACCACAGTTAAAAATcagatttcctgtttgtgtctctgctgaagTTTATGCTGATTGGAGATAGAGGATTCCACCTCAGCCCCTGGTGGGCCTATCAGAGCCCTGTGTTTTAGCCCCACTGAGGTGACAAGCGAAGGATTCGGGTGTTTAGTGTTACTGTAGTTCCACATGGacgtttctttgtgtttgtgtaaaataaatctagttttttaatccttttttaTAAACGTCTCGTTACCGATGCCGAGGAGGTTTCCGGGTCCTCTTTCCCGCCCAGTCCTGGACGTTTCCCGTCACATGACGAGCCTCAAACCTCTGGGTttactgcagatgttttcaAACCTGCCTTGTTTAGTCCGGTTT
The Anabas testudineus chromosome 22, fAnaTes1.2, whole genome shotgun sequence DNA segment above includes these coding regions:
- the strn3 gene encoding striatin-3 isoform X2; translation: MLEYALKQERAKYHKLKYGTELNQGEMKMPSFESDTKDSDVSAVPANSQLTWKQGRQLLRQYLQEVGYTDTILDVRTQRVRSLLGLSGSEQNGSVENKNLQHLINGTERRKDSKRSPGDVLETFNFLENPEDSDEDEDEEGDLMDDITTDKHHRPKKHKTKVGNEGLASEDDADTEEALKEFDFLVTAEDGEGAGEARSSGDGTEWAEPLPFPAGRGKTFLLGGSDDVLESVLGLGDLADLTVTNDETDYSYDLPSNKESSFRKTWNPKYTLRSHFDGVRALAFHPVEPCLVTVSEDHTLKLWNLTKTVPAKKSASFDVEPIYTFRAHVGPVLSLAMTSSGEQCFSGGIDSTIQWWNIPSSNVDPYDTYDPSVLAGSWMGHTDAVWGLAYSGIKNRLLSCSADGTVKLWNPTEKNPCISTFNTNKEHGIPTSVDFNGCDPAHMVASFNSGDVVVYDLETSQQALVLKGQGDSALPGSNHINKVVSHPTLPVTITAHEDRHIKFYDNKSGKVIHAMVAHLDAVTSLAVDPNGIYLMSGSHDCSLRLWNLDSKTCVQEITAHRKKSEEAIYDVAFHPSKAYIASAGADALARVYV
- the strn3 gene encoding striatin-3 isoform X1 produces the protein MEEHPGGGGVGAGTQRQAPPQQQQGNNSSPNPPIGGGGVMVPHQPDELPRPQQQYTIPGILHYIQHEWARFEMERAHWEVERAELQARIAFLQGERKGQENLKNDLVRRIKMLEYALKQERAKYHKLKYGTELNQGEMKMPSFESDTKDSDVSAVPANSQLTWKQGRQLLRQYLQEVGYTDTILDVRTQRVRSLLGLSGSEQNGSVENKNLQHLINGTERRKDSKRSPGDVLETFNFLENPEDSDEDEDEEGDLMDDITTDKHHRPKKHKTKVGNEGLASEDDADTEEALKEFDFLVTAEDGEGAGEARSSGDGTEWAEPLPFPAGRGKTFLLGGSDDVLESVLGLGDLADLTVTNDETDYSYDLPSNKESSFRKTWNPKYTLRSHFDGVRALAFHPVEPCLVTVSEDHTLKLWNLTKTVPAKKSASFDVEPIYTFRAHVGPVLSLAMTSSGEQCFSGGIDSTIQWWNIPSSNVDPYDTYDPSVLAGSWMGHTDAVWGLAYSGIKNRLLSCSADGTVKLWNPTEKNPCISTFNTNKEHGIPTSVDFNGCDPAHMVASFNSGDVVVYDLETSQQALVLKGQGDSALPGSNHINKVVSHPTLPVTITAHEDRHIKFYDNKSGKVIHAMVAHLDAVTSLAVDPNGIYLMSGSHDCSLRLWNLDSKTCVQEITAHRKKSEEAIYDVAFHPSKAYIASAGADALARVYV